Proteins from a genomic interval of Lycium ferocissimum isolate CSIRO_LF1 chromosome 2, AGI_CSIRO_Lferr_CH_V1, whole genome shotgun sequence:
- the LOC132047239 gene encoding uncharacterized protein LOC132047239: MPVVDSNGKTGNETPCITNKPEEPAVEVKPAEPMLEEKLEEPIVEDKPEEPVIKEKAQRLAVEETLEEQARVETPKELAVEDKPEEPAVEETPEELAIKQKPMFSEGEAAHINSQEDVIRQETSGSTKSENMQVVDSNDKADSVAEVEEKPEDSAVEEKPKESPVEEKPEEQAIKEKLEEPAVEEKPGKPAVDGTPEEPAVEETSEHPVEENREISCNTSNDVVEVEERPEDSAVEEKPEEWTVEEKPEEPGIREKFEDPKAEEKLEEPLVEEKFDETAIEGPLEEPAAKETPEQPTVEEKPQEPAVQEKPEERKVEEKLEEAAIDEKLEEPTVEEKPKEPAVKEKPKEPAVDEKLEEPALGENTEEQAVEETPKEPAVELKPEESKVEEKPKEPEIEEKPKEQAEEEAPEEPVVKETHEEIAAEKKPEESAAGSMTKCNETKETQKEEVKTENALSAQVGCEQEEKARDEREEITEHFTSLKSVKATEKEIAMDNMVSNESNVTKQIQEQAAYPLLTTDWVETVRTGSTDVNGTPKDSITPHVQLDAAARSLQHMQETAETVQHQENHENEKEVECDSKEAPGESRSREPQAKAALSDVIHVSVKQRSKMEENFDDEREDNGKEEEGIQQTREGSGSDDTVIVEVSRDADIKVPQKKHQNILSGVGSKVKHSIAKVKKAITGKSSQTKPPSPK; the protein is encoded by the exons ATGCCAGTTGTAGATTCAAATGGGAAGACTGGCAATGAAACTCCATGCATTACGAACAAACCTGAAGAACCAGCAGTTGAGGTAAAACCTGCAGAGCCAATGCTTGAGGAAAAACTTGAAGAACCAATTGTTGAGGATAAACCTGAAGAACCAGTAATAAAGGAGAAAGCTCAAAGACTAGCAGTTGAAGAAACACTTGAAGAGCAAGCAAGGGTGGAAACGCCTAAAGAGCTAGCAGTCGAAGACAAACCTGAAGAACCAGCAGTTGAAGAAACACCTGAAGAACTAGCTATTAAGCAGAAACCTATGTTCTCTGAAGGTGAAGCTGCGCACATTAATAGTCAAGAGGATGTAATCAGGCAAGAAACTTCAGGAAGCACAAAATCTGAG AATATGCAAGTTGTAGATTCAAACGACAAGGCTGATAGTGTTGCTGAAGTTGAGGAAAAACCTGAAGATTCAGCAGTTGAAGAGAAACCCAAGGAATCGCCAGTTGAAGAGAAACCGGAAGAACAAGCCATTAAGGAGAAACTCGAAGAACCAGCTGTTGAGGAGAAACCTGGCAAACCAGCTGTTGACGGGACACCTGAAGAACCTGCGGTGGAAGAAACATCTGAACATCCAGTTGAAGAGAATCGAGAAATTTCATGCAATACCAGCAATGatgttgttgaagttgaggaAAGGCCTGAAGATTCAGCAGTTGAAGAGAAACCCGAGGAATGGACAGTTGAAGAGAAACCGGAAGAACCAGGCATTAGGGAGAAATTTGAAGACCCAAAAGCTGAGGAGAAACTGGAAGAACCACTGGTTGAGGAGAAATTCGATGAAACAGCGATTGAAGGGCCACTTGAAGAACCTGCGGCGAAAGAAACACCTGAACAACCAACGGTTGAAGAGAAACCTCAAGAACCAGCAGTTCAAGAGAAACCGGAAGAAcgaaaagttgaagagaaacTTGAAGAAGCAGCAATTGATGAAAAACTTGAGGAACCAACAGTTGAGGAGAAACCTAAAGAACCAGCAGTTAAAGAAAAACCTAAAGAACCAGCAGTTGATGAAAAACTTGAGGAACCAGCACTTGGAGAAAATACTGAAGAACAAGCAGTTGAAGAAACACCCAAAGAACCAGCAGTTGAACTAAAACCCGAAGAATCAAAAGTTGAGGAGAAACCCAAAGAACCAGAGATTGAGGAGAAACCCAAAGAACAAGCGGAGGAAGAAGCACCTGAAGAACCGGTGGTTAAAGAGACACATGAAGAAATAGCAGCTGAAAAGAAACCTGAAGAATCAGCAGCAGGTTCCATGACAAAATGCaatgaaacaaaagaaacacaGAAAGAAGAAGTAAAAACTGAAAATGCTCTAAGTGCCCAAGTAGGATGTGAACAAGAGGAAAAAGCAAGGGATGAACGGGAAGAAATAACAGAACATTTCACATCGTTGAAATCCGTTAAGGCTACAGAAAAGGAGATAGCAATGGATAACATGGTGAGCAATGAAAGCAATGTAACTAAGCAGATACAAGAGCAGGCAGCATATCCTCTACTTACAACGGATTGGGTGGAAACTGTTCGAACAGGCAGCACTGATGTCAATGGTACGCCCAAAGACAGTATTACCCCACATGTGCAACTGGATGCAGCGGCCAGAAGTCTCCAGCACATGCAGGAAACTGCTGAAACAGTACAACATCAGGAAAATCACGAAAACGAGAAAGAAGTGGAATGTGATTCAAAAGAAGCACCAGGGGAATCCAGATCAAGAGAGCCACAAGCTAAGGCCGCGCTTTCTGACGTTATCCATGTATCAGTAAAACAGAGAtcaaaaatggaggaaaattttGATGATGAAAGAGAAGACAACGGCAAAGAGGAGGAAGGAATTCAACAAACAAGAGAAGGGTCAGGTTCTGATGATACAGTGATCGTAGAAGTCTCAAGAGATGCTGATATCAAAGTTCCTCAGAAGAAACATCAGAACATATTGTCAGGAGTTGGATCAAAAGTCAAGCACTCAATTGCAAAGGTGAAGAAAGCCATCACTGGTAAGTCCTCTCAGACCAAGCCACCATCACCAAAGTAA